From Segatella copri, the proteins below share one genomic window:
- a CDS encoding LysO family transporter: protein MLKIVMIMLCGIGTGYLLRNKKMSFIGRIITALIWVLLFLLGIEVGSNPRIISGLQTLGLEAIALTLGGSLGSALFAWALWKYVTAKQAKSSAHAETGKGGKA from the coding sequence ATGCTCAAGATAGTAATGATTATGCTATGCGGAATAGGTACCGGCTATCTGCTCCGCAACAAGAAAATGAGTTTTATCGGCCGTATCATCACGGCGCTGATATGGGTACTCCTGTTCCTGCTCGGTATCGAGGTAGGTTCTAACCCTCGTATCATCAGCGGTCTTCAGACTCTGGGACTTGAGGCGATAGCCCTGACCTTGGGAGGCAGTCTGGGTAGTGCACTCTTTGCTTGGGCATTGTGGAAGTATGTTACAGCAAAGCAGGCTAAATCGTCGGCTCACGCTGAAACCGGGAAAGGAGGCAAGGCATGA
- a CDS encoding lysine exporter LysO family protein, with translation MKGSLIIVSFFVLGIIVGLCDVVPAGLLDSDVSYYALCCLMFCVGISIGCDTSVLKSFKKVNPRLMMLPVMTILGTLAGCAAVSLILSHRQLTDCLAIGSGFGYYSLSSIFITEYRGAELGTIALLANIFREILTLLCAPLLAKYFGKLAPICVGGATTMDTTLPIITRYSGESFIIVSIFHGFCVDFSVPFLVTFFCSL, from the coding sequence ATGAAAGGCAGTTTGATTATCGTAAGCTTCTTTGTTCTGGGCATCATCGTAGGCTTGTGTGATGTGGTTCCGGCAGGTCTTCTGGATAGCGACGTGAGCTATTATGCGCTCTGCTGCCTGATGTTCTGCGTAGGTATCAGCATCGGTTGCGATACCTCAGTGCTGAAGAGTTTCAAGAAGGTGAATCCCCGTCTGATGATGCTCCCTGTGATGACTATTCTGGGTACGCTGGCAGGTTGTGCCGCCGTATCTCTCATCTTGAGCCACCGCCAGCTTACCGATTGTCTGGCAATCGGTTCAGGATTCGGATATTACTCACTTTCGAGTATCTTCATCACCGAATACCGGGGCGCCGAACTGGGAACCATCGCCCTTCTTGCCAACATCTTCCGCGAGATTCTCACCCTGCTGTGTGCTCCGCTGCTGGCAAAATACTTCGGCAAACTGGCACCTATCTGTGTAGGTGGAGCCACGACCATGGATACAACGTTGCCTATCATCACCCGATATTCGGGCGAGAGTTTCATCATCGTTTCCATCTTCCATGGCTTCTGTGTCGACTTTTCTGTACCCTTCCTGGTTACCTTCTTCTGTTCTTTGTAG
- a CDS encoding glycoside hydrolase family 2 TIM barrel-domain containing protein has product MRHIFSSFMICLSLCCAHTSVALAAQDGKQPAASDPWQDATVTHINRMPMTAHYLPFTSENGALAQLKMDDARRFQLNTQNERRRSLDGVWKFKLVKNPSLALTDFFKTSYNVSDWQNINVPGSWELQGFDAPIYTDVTYPFKANPPFVPQDYNPVGHYVHEFTVPENWKGMDVIMDFEGVESAFYLWINGKMVGYSEDSRLPAHFNISKFLKKGKNRLSMKVFRFSDGSYLEDQDYWKYSGIERNVFIQARPKSRMNDYVLGNKLINQYKDGNFTLDVNMLNPQKGQKVEVKVLSATGKSLFKQIQSITSPADTLIHFEKLLKSVQPWSAESPYLYTLVINTTDRNGRVEESVAQPFGFRTIEMKNGQLLVNGVAITIKGVNRQEHNAVHGRTLSIGEMVKDVKMMKQFNINAVRTSHYPNYSEWYQLCDKYGLYMVGEANIECHGILDTEYKQLADREDWYPAFHDRMYRMIKRDRNHTAVIIWSMGNESGYGKSFEKLYDMSKAMDPTRPVQYEGGGYYAKSDIYCPMYARIWSLRRHVNQRDERPLILCEYAHAMGNSEGNLKDYWDLIYKYDQLQGGFIWDWVDQTIAKTDDKGHKYWAYGGDMGFVGVVNDSNFCANGLVAADRSLHPHIWEVKKVYQNIAFEPVAFMQNRIKVTNRFDYTTLDNYQLFWAVEANGETIRSGKMNFPTLLPHQAKEMEIPMGTLPAADNKEYFLTLRAFSKQATGAVPAGHEVAIEQMQLPVRLEKAQEQVSGQIEKTETEDAVTIQGKTKDFSISFSKKTGEMTSLKYDGKEMLLAGLQPNFWRGITDNDVANGTQERCATWREAGKKMVLKGIKTQADNQKATVIADFDMPEQESQMQITYQMLANGNVEVNMHFMPGNKALPEMPRLGMRMILKGDYDQMTWLGRGPQENYADRKSGYLIGKYSASVWEQYHPYVRAQETANKCDVRWFTLASKAGAGIRVEGAEPLSVSAWNFPQDDLLYVPSTIEHRHGGCVDKKDMVWVNIDHLQMGVGGDNTWGAMVHPEYTITPKEWSYSFTIKNLK; this is encoded by the coding sequence ATGAGACATATTTTCAGTTCATTCATGATATGTCTGAGCCTGTGCTGTGCCCATACCTCAGTAGCCCTTGCGGCTCAGGATGGTAAGCAGCCAGCAGCTTCAGACCCTTGGCAGGACGCCACCGTGACCCATATCAACCGCATGCCGATGACCGCTCATTACTTGCCTTTTACAAGCGAGAACGGAGCCTTGGCACAGTTGAAGATGGATGACGCCCGCCGTTTCCAGTTGAACACCCAGAATGAGCGCCGCCGCTCGCTGGATGGTGTATGGAAATTCAAACTGGTGAAGAATCCGAGTCTTGCCTTGACCGATTTCTTCAAGACATCCTATAACGTAAGCGATTGGCAGAATATCAATGTGCCTGGCAGCTGGGAGTTGCAGGGCTTCGATGCGCCAATCTACACCGATGTAACCTATCCTTTCAAGGCAAATCCTCCTTTCGTACCACAGGATTACAACCCTGTAGGACATTATGTACACGAATTTACCGTGCCTGAAAACTGGAAGGGCATGGATGTAATCATGGATTTCGAAGGTGTAGAATCAGCCTTCTATCTCTGGATCAACGGCAAGATGGTGGGTTATAGTGAAGATAGCCGTCTGCCAGCCCACTTCAATATCTCCAAGTTCCTGAAGAAGGGCAAGAACCGCCTTTCCATGAAGGTGTTCCGCTTCAGCGACGGCAGTTATCTGGAAGACCAGGACTACTGGAAGTATAGCGGCATAGAGCGCAATGTGTTCATCCAGGCTCGTCCTAAGAGCAGAATGAACGACTACGTATTGGGAAATAAACTAATCAATCAATATAAGGATGGCAATTTCACACTCGATGTGAATATGCTCAATCCACAGAAGGGTCAGAAGGTTGAGGTGAAAGTGCTTTCGGCAACAGGTAAATCTCTCTTCAAACAAATCCAGAGCATCACCTCACCTGCTGATACCTTGATTCATTTCGAAAAGCTGTTGAAGAGCGTGCAGCCTTGGAGTGCCGAGAGCCCTTATCTCTACACCCTCGTCATCAATACTACCGACAGGAATGGTAGGGTAGAGGAGAGTGTGGCTCAGCCTTTCGGCTTCCGTACCATCGAAATGAAGAACGGACAGCTTCTGGTAAACGGTGTTGCCATCACCATCAAGGGTGTAAACCGACAGGAGCACAATGCCGTACACGGCAGAACCCTCAGCATCGGTGAGATGGTGAAGGATGTGAAGATGATGAAGCAGTTCAACATCAATGCCGTGCGTACCTCTCACTATCCAAACTATTCGGAGTGGTATCAGCTCTGCGATAAGTATGGTCTCTACATGGTGGGCGAGGCAAACATCGAATGTCATGGTATTCTGGATACAGAATATAAGCAGCTGGCAGACAGAGAAGACTGGTATCCTGCTTTCCACGATCGCATGTACCGCATGATCAAGCGCGACCGCAACCATACCGCCGTCATCATCTGGTCTATGGGTAACGAGAGCGGATATGGCAAGAGTTTCGAGAAACTCTACGATATGAGCAAGGCGATGGATCCAACCCGTCCGGTACAGTATGAGGGCGGCGGTTACTACGCCAAGTCGGATATCTACTGTCCGATGTATGCCCGCATCTGGTCTTTGCGCCGCCATGTCAACCAGCGTGATGAGCGTCCGCTGATTCTCTGCGAATACGCCCATGCCATGGGTAACAGCGAGGGTAATCTCAAGGATTACTGGGATCTGATTTACAAATACGACCAGTTGCAGGGTGGTTTCATCTGGGACTGGGTAGACCAGACCATCGCCAAGACCGATGACAAGGGACACAAATACTGGGCTTATGGTGGCGATATGGGATTCGTAGGTGTAGTAAACGATTCCAACTTCTGTGCCAACGGACTTGTAGCAGCCGACCGCTCGCTGCATCCACATATCTGGGAGGTGAAGAAAGTTTACCAGAACATCGCCTTCGAGCCAGTAGCCTTCATGCAGAACCGCATCAAGGTAACCAACCGATTCGACTATACCACGCTTGACAATTATCAACTCTTCTGGGCAGTAGAAGCCAACGGTGAAACCATCAGAAGCGGCAAGATGAACTTCCCAACCCTCCTGCCTCATCAGGCTAAGGAGATGGAGATACCGATGGGCACTCTTCCTGCTGCCGACAACAAGGAATACTTCCTCACCCTGCGCGCCTTCAGCAAGCAGGCTACCGGAGCTGTTCCTGCAGGTCACGAGGTAGCCATCGAGCAGATGCAGCTGCCTGTACGACTGGAAAAGGCTCAGGAACAGGTAAGCGGACAGATAGAGAAGACCGAGACAGAAGATGCCGTCACCATCCAGGGAAAGACCAAGGATTTCAGCATCAGCTTCTCTAAGAAGACCGGCGAGATGACCTCTTTGAAATATGACGGCAAGGAAATGCTGCTGGCTGGTTTGCAGCCAAACTTCTGGCGCGGTATTACCGACAACGATGTGGCTAACGGCACTCAGGAACGCTGCGCTACCTGGCGTGAGGCTGGAAAGAAGATGGTACTGAAGGGCATCAAGACCCAGGCAGACAACCAGAAGGCTACCGTCATCGCAGACTTCGATATGCCTGAGCAGGAATCTCAGATGCAGATTACCTATCAGATGCTTGCCAATGGAAATGTAGAGGTGAACATGCACTTCATGCCTGGCAACAAGGCGCTGCCGGAGATGCCTCGTCTCGGTATGCGCATGATTCTGAAGGGCGACTACGACCAGATGACCTGGTTGGGTAGAGGTCCGCAGGAGAACTATGCCGACCGTAAGAGCGGTTACCTCATCGGTAAGTATTCTGCCAGCGTATGGGAGCAGTATCATCCATACGTAAGAGCACAGGAAACCGCCAACAAATGTGATGTACGCTGGTTCACCCTCGCTTCGAAGGCTGGAGCCGGTATCAGGGTGGAAGGTGCTGAGCCATTGAGCGTAAGTGCCTGGAACTTCCCACAGGATGATCTCCTCTATGTTCCTTCTACCATCGAGCACCGTCATGGCGGCTGTGTTGACAAGAAGGACATGGTCTGGGTGAACATCGACCATTTGCAGATGGGTGTTGGTGGCGATAATACCTGGGGCGCTATGGTGCATCCGGAATATACCATCACACCAAAGGAGTGGAGCTATAGCTTTACTATTAAGAACTTAAAATAA
- a CDS encoding MGH1-like glycoside hydrolase domain-containing protein → MKTKSIAILTMGLAMLSMDGMAQTTRQEYKDILDIQLTPGAPRRQNGCFTDMGSWMGFTLSEKEKPAAGFCGPFSIYYRNWYARSLVSLIDGTVQEQSYYPGEIRMSLKKDGADIHESLQFVDARTALLTVTNPSKVPFTFTADSISTRANVSRYKNRVTIGDFYGERVIIDFPQEVKVTDTDHNYLATVPRGVEQLTIAISLVEQDTEASVQHVHTASLLANPKVALDENEKRWNGYLKKVIRDDMPAEYNRVAAKSIVTLLSNWRAKRGALYHDGIVPSHAVGYFVGCWAWDCWRFSAGMASFFPELAKDNIRVMFDYQQPDGMIIDCIYPDASENNYRDSKPPLAAWAVNEIYEHTQDLAFVKEMYPKLLKYHKWWYEKRDHDKNHICEFGSVDGTLEAAAWESGMDNAIRFDGTKMLQNGKDAWSTDQESVDLNAYLSLEYTLLKKFAGLLGEPFDLPDYRGLVADYFFDQKDGFFYDRRLDGDRSFVREAGCEGYIPFWANIATPKQFAKARKLLDNKKKFSTFIPFPTIAADNPKYNPQGYWRGPIWLDQTYYGIKGYRNYGEKKKADAYTDQVFRNLQGISAGTPIYENYDTHTGKPMQASHFSWSAACLIMMYNDYGK, encoded by the coding sequence ATGAAGACTAAGTCTATAGCTATACTGACTATGGGGCTTGCCATGCTGTCTATGGACGGCATGGCACAGACCACCCGTCAGGAGTATAAGGATATTCTTGACATCCAGCTGACACCGGGTGCTCCCCGCCGTCAGAACGGATGCTTCACGGATATGGGTTCATGGATGGGGTTCACCCTCTCAGAGAAGGAGAAACCTGCCGCAGGCTTCTGCGGACCTTTCAGTATCTATTACCGCAACTGGTATGCCCGTTCGCTGGTATCTCTCATTGATGGTACCGTGCAGGAACAGAGCTATTATCCGGGCGAAATCAGGATGAGTCTGAAGAAGGATGGTGCCGATATCCATGAGAGTCTGCAGTTTGTAGATGCCCGTACGGCGTTGCTTACAGTTACCAATCCGTCTAAGGTTCCGTTCACGTTTACTGCCGACAGCATCAGTACTCGCGCCAATGTATCACGTTACAAGAACCGTGTTACCATCGGTGACTTCTACGGTGAACGCGTCATCATCGACTTCCCTCAGGAGGTTAAGGTGACTGATACCGACCACAACTATCTGGCTACTGTGCCAAGAGGTGTAGAGCAGCTCACCATCGCCATTTCGCTAGTAGAGCAGGATACCGAGGCTTCGGTTCAGCATGTGCATACAGCCAGTCTGCTTGCCAATCCGAAGGTTGCACTCGATGAAAACGAGAAGCGCTGGAACGGTTATCTGAAGAAGGTGATACGTGATGATATGCCAGCAGAATACAACCGGGTGGCTGCGAAATCCATCGTCACCCTGCTTTCCAACTGGCGTGCCAAGCGAGGTGCCCTGTATCATGACGGTATCGTGCCTAGTCATGCTGTTGGCTATTTCGTAGGTTGCTGGGCATGGGATTGCTGGCGTTTCTCTGCCGGTATGGCTTCCTTCTTCCCAGAGTTGGCGAAGGATAACATCCGCGTGATGTTCGACTACCAGCAGCCAGACGGCATGATTATCGACTGCATCTATCCGGATGCTTCAGAGAACAACTACCGCGACAGTAAGCCTCCTCTGGCAGCCTGGGCGGTGAACGAGATTTACGAGCATACCCAGGATCTGGCTTTCGTAAAGGAGATGTATCCGAAGCTTCTGAAATATCATAAGTGGTGGTATGAGAAGAGGGATCATGACAAGAACCATATCTGTGAGTTCGGTTCGGTGGATGGAACCCTGGAGGCAGCTGCCTGGGAGAGCGGTATGGATAATGCCATCCGTTTCGACGGCACCAAGATGTTGCAGAACGGCAAGGATGCATGGAGTACAGACCAGGAGAGTGTTGACCTGAATGCTTATCTCTCGCTGGAGTATACCTTGCTCAAGAAGTTTGCCGGATTGCTGGGCGAGCCTTTCGACTTGCCTGACTATCGTGGACTGGTTGCCGATTATTTCTTTGACCAGAAAGATGGCTTCTTCTACGACCGCCGTTTGGATGGCGACAGAAGTTTTGTACGTGAAGCAGGTTGTGAGGGCTATATTCCTTTCTGGGCGAACATAGCAACGCCTAAGCAGTTTGCCAAGGCAAGAAAGTTGCTCGACAACAAGAAGAAATTTTCTACCTTCATCCCATTCCCGACGATAGCAGCCGATAATCCGAAGTACAATCCACAGGGTTACTGGCGCGGTCCTATCTGGCTCGACCAGACCTATTATGGCATCAAGGGCTATCGCAACTATGGTGAGAAGAAGAAGGCAGATGCCTATACCGACCAGGTGTTCCGCAACTTGCAGGGCATTTCGGCAGGTACCCCAATCTATGAGAATTATGACACGCATACCGGCAAGCCAATGCAGGCTTCCCACTTCAGCTGGAGCGCCGCTTGCCTGATTATGATGTACAATGATTATGGAAAATAA
- a CDS encoding FecR family protein, producing MLDDIKNSTDLANLKERINNCSDEELAAAMEEEWLHGIIPDSGISDEDLARIKAEIHEQIGTRKQFTLKRVLKWTQIAAAIALPICMVIMGMMYKENKQYAAIPLTEITTQEGEQVSITLPDKSVVALNSLSSIKYAPQDFCKDNREIEFEGEAHYKVAKDARHPFIIHMQEMEIKVLGTEFNVINRKKEQTAEVALLNGSVMLTSLANGSTYTMKPNEIVVVNKQTGKMDIRETSHIEDACAWQKKQLVFRDASLGRVIRSLEKNYGVEIAVEMDTIEPFTGTLPNNSLTEALQIVSEAYQVKFCKTPAGKYVLR from the coding sequence ATGTTAGACGACATCAAGAATAGTACAGACTTAGCTAATCTGAAGGAACGGATCAACAACTGTTCTGATGAAGAATTAGCAGCAGCCATGGAAGAGGAATGGCTGCACGGCATCATCCCGGATAGCGGTATCTCTGACGAAGATTTGGCACGTATCAAGGCCGAAATTCATGAACAGATAGGAACCCGTAAGCAATTCACCCTGAAGCGCGTCCTCAAGTGGACCCAGATAGCGGCAGCTATTGCCCTGCCTATCTGCATGGTGATTATGGGAATGATGTATAAGGAAAACAAGCAATATGCCGCAATTCCGCTGACAGAAATCACCACCCAGGAAGGCGAACAGGTGAGCATCACCCTACCCGACAAGAGTGTGGTAGCGCTCAATTCGCTCTCCAGCATCAAGTATGCACCACAGGATTTCTGCAAGGACAATCGCGAGATTGAATTTGAAGGCGAAGCTCACTACAAGGTAGCCAAAGACGCCCGACATCCGTTCATCATCCACATGCAGGAAATGGAAATCAAGGTATTGGGCACTGAGTTTAACGTCATCAACAGAAAGAAAGAACAGACTGCAGAAGTTGCGCTGCTCAACGGTAGCGTGATGCTCACTTCCCTTGCCAACGGCAGCACCTATACGATGAAGCCAAACGAAATCGTAGTGGTGAACAAACAGACTGGAAAGATGGATATCCGCGAAACATCGCATATCGAGGATGCCTGTGCATGGCAGAAGAAGCAGCTGGTATTCCGCGATGCATCGCTGGGCAGAGTCATCAGAAGCCTGGAGAAGAATTACGGAGTAGAGATTGCTGTAGAAATGGATACCATCGAACCTTTCACAGGAACCTTGCCGAACAACAGCCTCACCGAGGCGCTGCAGATTGTCTCTGAAGCCTATCAGGTGAAGTTCTGCAAGACACCAGCCGGAAAGTATGTTTTGAGATAA
- a CDS encoding RNA polymerase sigma-70 factor, protein MKAFDEIYGLYARRLFAFCLKYTKSKENAEEIMEDTFVWLWKNRSTLEEADSVKPLLFLRAKHYLINAYRKVINSPVYEDYMDYLDHHNSTTADSQLEYDDFVRQLNQMLAKLPKTQQEIIRLSKLEMLNNQEIAEKLNYSEQTVKNQLSMGLKQLRQLINNRTNLMWLLFLV, encoded by the coding sequence ATGAAGGCATTCGATGAAATCTACGGGCTGTATGCCCGCAGACTCTTTGCCTTTTGCCTGAAATATACCAAGTCGAAGGAGAATGCCGAAGAGATCATGGAAGATACCTTCGTGTGGCTCTGGAAAAACCGAAGCACGCTGGAAGAGGCAGACAGCGTAAAGCCGCTGCTCTTCCTCAGAGCCAAGCATTACCTCATCAACGCCTACAGGAAGGTCATCAATTCGCCCGTATACGAAGACTACATGGACTATCTTGACCATCACAACAGCACCACTGCAGACAGCCAGTTGGAGTATGATGATTTCGTCAGACAGCTCAACCAGATGCTTGCCAAGCTGCCCAAGACGCAGCAGGAAATCATCCGACTCTCCAAGTTGGAGATGCTCAACAATCAGGAGATTGCCGAGAAGCTCAACTATAGTGAACAGACCGTTAAGAACCAGCTGTCCATGGGGTTGAAACAGCTCCGACAGCTTATCAACAACCGCACCAACCTGATGTGGCTCTTGTTTTTAGTATAA
- a CDS encoding tetratricopeptide repeat protein encodes MLKHFPFRNLLPAMVILAFAVTIAGCSAQKNTAKSRWWHAFNARYNTYYNGTVAYIEGSLEKENGNKDNYSEMIPYYTVGNKNSRELGKSNYDRAIEKCEKAIHQHSIKRRPVWDKKRRKTAKDLEWLQRREYNPFLWKAWMLMGRSQFFEGDFQSAAATFAYMSRLYATQPGIYGKARAWLAKSYLESGWIYDAEDVIRNIERDSIHWRAQKEWDKTYALYYLKTGRYQEAVPYLRKAIGYEMRRKQKARLWYLMGQVEALQGHTQNAYRAFKHVIRLNPPYELEFNARISMTEVLATNNSRKMVSKLKRMAASDKNQEYLDQVYYAIGNIHLNQGDTLQAIAAYEKGAAKSSRNGVEKGVLLMHLGNVYWQCHRYGDAKRCYDAAIGLLDQDRKDYKQLSDRSKVLDELVPYTDAIHLQDSLQSLARMSETERNVAIDKVIDALKKQEKEEKRRLADQELAEQQGNSDFGRNNGNGYNSRNNRNQGNSNASSGFGNGAMGNGGFGNTNTWYFYSQSAVAQGKQQFERLWGKRKNIDNWQRSNQTVVADAKGVEEMTDEQRDSLLNEAQKKDLEKEKEKNLSAEEDPHQRAYYLAQIPLTEEKMAESNQILDDGLLHAGIILKDKLNDLDESERMLQRLVKKNAAYEHLDDAYYHLYLLYNIRKQPAIASRYLDLLKANYPESQWTALLTSPYYEEDAKMGIHLEDSLYAATYDAFKANLYNKVVHNRAISDKRYPEGANRDKFLFIGGLTQLHEGNIQACLDDMQQVVEKYPNSRLSEMAGMILNGVKAGRQLKGGTFDLSNVWSRRNAVLNDDVKSKAKVFSIERNEPFVFMLAYVPDSVNENQLLFEMAKYNFTSYLVRNFDLVIDEQNGLHRMQVKGFRNYDEARQYANDIYQHQAITQLLSKGARGIVISEPNLLLLGTSLSYDDYTLFYTQHLAPLKISKDPLLEEPEEIIQQEKTDDSEENEEETGTAESGTTGFQETDADIKEEKAPNTTFDNDDSLDLDSEEYDLDGF; translated from the coding sequence ATGTTGAAGCATTTCCCATTCAGAAACCTCTTGCCAGCTATGGTTATCCTTGCCTTTGCAGTGACCATAGCAGGATGTTCTGCGCAGAAGAATACGGCGAAGAGCAGATGGTGGCATGCCTTCAACGCCCGATACAACACCTATTATAATGGGACCGTAGCCTATATCGAAGGCTCGCTCGAAAAGGAAAACGGAAATAAGGACAATTACTCTGAAATGATTCCTTATTATACGGTTGGCAACAAGAATAGCCGCGAACTGGGCAAGTCGAACTACGACCGCGCCATCGAGAAATGCGAGAAAGCCATTCACCAGCATAGCATCAAGCGCCGCCCGGTATGGGACAAGAAACGCCGCAAGACAGCCAAAGACCTGGAATGGCTGCAACGCCGTGAATATAATCCGTTCCTCTGGAAGGCATGGATGCTGATGGGGCGTTCCCAGTTTTTTGAAGGCGATTTCCAGTCGGCAGCAGCTACATTCGCCTATATGAGCCGCCTCTACGCTACCCAACCCGGCATTTACGGCAAGGCACGTGCCTGGCTCGCCAAGAGTTATCTCGAATCGGGATGGATATACGATGCCGAAGATGTAATCCGTAATATCGAGCGCGATTCCATCCACTGGCGTGCCCAGAAGGAATGGGACAAGACCTATGCCCTCTACTATCTGAAGACCGGACGCTATCAGGAGGCCGTTCCGTATCTCCGCAAAGCCATCGGCTATGAGATGCGACGCAAGCAGAAAGCCCGCCTCTGGTATCTGATGGGACAGGTAGAAGCACTACAGGGACATACCCAGAATGCCTACCGTGCCTTCAAGCATGTCATCCGTCTCAATCCGCCTTACGAACTGGAGTTCAATGCCCGCATCTCCATGACCGAGGTACTGGCAACCAACAACTCCCGGAAGATGGTATCTAAATTGAAGCGAATGGCAGCGAGCGACAAGAATCAGGAATATCTCGACCAGGTTTATTATGCCATCGGCAACATACATCTCAACCAGGGCGATACCCTTCAGGCTATTGCTGCATACGAAAAGGGTGCCGCGAAATCAAGCCGAAACGGAGTAGAGAAAGGTGTATTGCTGATGCATCTGGGCAATGTATACTGGCAATGCCACCGATATGGCGATGCCAAGCGATGCTATGATGCAGCCATCGGACTCCTAGACCAGGACCGCAAAGACTACAAACAGCTCTCCGACCGTTCGAAGGTTCTCGATGAACTGGTGCCTTATACCGACGCCATCCATCTGCAGGACTCCCTGCAATCACTTGCCCGCATGAGCGAAACAGAACGGAACGTCGCCATTGACAAGGTGATAGATGCCCTGAAAAAACAGGAAAAGGAAGAAAAGAGAAGACTTGCCGACCAGGAATTGGCAGAACAGCAGGGCAACTCTGACTTCGGAAGAAACAACGGCAATGGTTATAACAGCAGAAATAACAGGAATCAGGGAAACAGCAATGCCTCATCCGGCTTCGGAAACGGAGCCATGGGCAACGGCGGTTTCGGCAACACCAATACCTGGTATTTCTATTCCCAATCTGCCGTAGCCCAAGGCAAACAGCAGTTTGAGCGCCTCTGGGGCAAACGAAAGAACATAGACAACTGGCAGCGGAGTAACCAGACCGTAGTAGCCGATGCCAAAGGTGTAGAAGAAATGACTGATGAACAGCGCGATTCACTCCTCAACGAGGCACAGAAGAAAGACCTTGAGAAGGAGAAAGAGAAGAATCTGAGTGCAGAAGAAGATCCGCATCAGCGTGCCTACTATCTCGCTCAGATTCCGCTCACCGAAGAAAAGATGGCAGAAAGCAATCAGATTCTGGACGACGGACTGCTGCATGCCGGCATCATTCTGAAAGACAAACTCAATGATCTGGACGAAAGCGAACGCATGCTGCAGCGACTGGTGAAGAAGAACGCAGCATACGAACATCTCGATGATGCCTACTATCACCTCTACCTGCTCTACAACATCAGGAAGCAGCCAGCCATCGCCAGCCGCTATCTCGACCTGTTGAAAGCGAATTATCCGGAGAGCCAATGGACCGCCCTGCTCACCTCTCCTTATTATGAGGAAGATGCGAAGATGGGCATTCATCTCGAAGATTCGCTCTATGCTGCCACCTACGATGCCTTCAAGGCTAACCTCTATAATAAGGTGGTACACAACAGGGCTATCTCTGACAAGCGCTATCCTGAAGGAGCCAACCGCGACAAGTTCCTCTTTATCGGCGGACTCACCCAGCTCCACGAGGGTAATATCCAGGCTTGTCTTGATGATATGCAGCAGGTGGTAGAGAAATATCCGAACAGTCGACTCAGCGAAATGGCGGGAATGATTCTCAACGGAGTGAAAGCCGGCAGACAGCTCAAGGGCGGCACATTCGACCTGAGCAATGTATGGTCGCGCCGCAACGCCGTACTCAATGATGATGTCAAATCCAAAGCAAAGGTATTCAGCATTGAGCGCAACGAGCCGTTCGTCTTCATGCTCGCCTACGTTCCTGATTCTGTAAACGAGAACCAGTTGCTCTTCGAGATGGCGAAATATAATTTCACCTCCTATCTCGTGCGTAATTTCGACCTCGTCATTGACGAGCAGAATGGTCTGCACCGCATGCAGGTAAAGGGATTCCGCAATTACGACGAAGCACGCCAGTATGCTAACGACATCTACCAGCATCAGGCCATCACCCAGCTCCTCTCAAAGGGAGCCCGTGGCATCGTAATCAGCGAGCCAAACCTCCTGCTGCTGGGCACTAGTCTGAGCTACGACGACTATACCCTCTTCTATACCCAGCATCTGGCACCGCTGAAAATCAGCAAGGACCCACTGCTTGAAGAACCGGAGGAAATCATCCAGCAGGAAAAGACTGATGATTCAGAAGAAAATGAAGAAGAAACCGGAACTGCCGAAAGCGGAACAACCGGATTCCAAGAAACCGATGCGGATATAAAGGAAGAAAAAGCACCAAATACAACTTTCGACAACGACGACAGTCTGGATTTGGACAGCGAAGAATATGATTTAGATGGATTTTAG